The following are encoded together in the Neomonachus schauinslandi chromosome X, ASM220157v2, whole genome shotgun sequence genome:
- the UBQLN2 gene encoding ubiquilin-2 isoform X3: MAENGESSGPPRPSRGPAAAQGPASAPAEPKIIKVTVKTPKEKEEFAVPENSSVQQFKEAISKRFKSQTDQLVLIFAGKILKDQDTLIQHGIHDGLTVHLVIKSQNRPQGQSTQPSNAAGTNTTSASTPRSNSTSISTNSNPFGLGSLGGLAGLSSLGLSSTNFSELQNQMQQQLLSSPEMMIQIMENPFVQSMLSNPDLMRQLIMANPQMQQLIQRNPEISHLLNNPDIMRQTLEIARNPAMMQEMMRNQDLALSNLESIPGGYNALRRMYTDIQEPMLNAAQEQFGGNPFASVGSSSTSGEGTQPSRTENRDPLPNPWAPPPATQSSATTSTTTSSGSGSGSSSSSATGNTVAAANYVASIFSTPGMQNLLQQITENPQLIQNMLSAPYMRSMMQSLSQNPDLAAQMMLNSPMQNPDTLSAMSNPRAMQALMQIQQGLQTLATEAPGLIPSFTPGPIGPIGPTGPAGPGSTGSGGPPGPTVSSSTPSETTSPTSESGPNQQFIQQMVQALAGASPPQLPNPEVRFQQQLEQLNAMGFLNREANLQALIATGGDINAAIERLLGSQPS; the protein is encoded by the exons ATGGCTGAGAACGGCGAGAGTAGCGGCCCCCCGCGCCCCTCCCGCGGCCCTGCTGCGGCCCAGGGCCCTGCCTCTGCCCCGGCCGAGCCCAAAATCATCAAAGTCACTGTGAAGACccccaaagagaaagaggagttCGCGGTGCCTGAGAATAGCTCAGTCCAGCAGTTTAAGGAAGCGATTTCGAAACGCTTCAAATCCCAAACCGATCAGTTAGTGTTGATTTTTGCcggaaaaatcttaaaagatcaAGATACCTTGATCCAGCATGGCATCCATGATGGACTGACTGTTCATCTTGTAATTAAAAGCCAGAACCGACCTCAGGGCCAGTCCACACAGCCTAGTAATGCCGCGGGAACTAACACTACCTCCGCGTCGACTCCCAGGAGTAACTCCACATCTATTTCCACAAATAGCAACCCGTTTGGGCTGGGGAGCTTGGGAGGACTTGCAGGCCTTAGCAGCCTGGGCTTGAGCTCGACCaacttctctgagctccagaACCAGATGCAGCAGCAGCTCCTGTCCAGCCCTGAGATGATGATCCAAATCATGGAAAATCCCTTTGTTCAGAGCATGCTTTCAAACCCTGATCTAATGAGGCAGCTCATTATGGCCAATCCACAGATGCAGCAGTTGATTCAGAGAAACCCAGAAATCAGTCACCTGCTCAACAACCCAGATATAATGAGGCAGACCCTCGAAATTGCCAGGAATCCAGCCATGATGCAAGAGATGATGAGAAATCAAGACCTGGCTCTCAGCAATCTTGAAAGCATCCCAGGTGGCTACAATGCTCTACGGCGAATGTACACTGACATTCAAGAACCCATGCTGAATGCTGCACAAGAGCAGTTTGGGGGTAATCCATTTGCTTCAGTGGGGAGCAGTTCCACCTCCGGGGAAGGTACACAGCCTTCCCGCACAGAAAATCGAGATCCACTACCCAATCCATGGGCACCACCACCGGCTACCCAGAGTTCTGCAACCACCAGCACAACCACGAGCAGTGGCAGTGGGTCTGGCAGTAGCTCCAGCAGTGCTACTGGGAACACCGTGGCTGCAGCCAACTATGTCGCCAGCATCTTCAGTACCCCAGGAATGCAGAACTTGCTGCAACAGATAACTGAAAACCCCCAACTGATCCAGAATATGCTATCTGCACCCTACATGAGAAGCATGATGCAGTCGCTGAGCCAGAATCCAGATTTGGCTGCACAGATGATGCTGAATAGCCCG ATGCAGAATCCAGACACACTGTCAGCCATGTCAAACCCAAGAGCAATGCAGGCTTTAATGCAGATCCAGCAGGGGCTACAGACATTAGCCACTGAAGCTCCTGGCCTCATTCCAAGCTTCACTCCAG GCCCCATTGGGCCCATAGGACCCACTGGCCCTGCGGGCCCTGGCTCCACTGGCTCTGGTGGTCCCCCTGGGCCCACTGTTTCTAGTTCTACACCCAGTGAAACCACTAGCCCAACATCAGAATCTGGACCCAACCAGCAGTTCATTCAGCAAATGGTGCAGGCTCTGGCTGGGGCAAGTCCTCCACAGCTGCCGAATCCAGAAGTCAGATTTCAGCAACAACTGGAACAGCTCAACGCAATGGGGTTCTTAAACCGTGAGGCAAACTTGCAGGCTCTAATAGCAACAGGAGGCGACATCAATGCTGCCATTGAGAGGCTGCTGGGCTCCCAGCCATCGTAA
- the UBQLN2 gene encoding ubiquilin-2 isoform X2: protein MAENGESSGPPRPSRGPAAAQGPASAPAEPKIIKVTVKTPKEKEEFAVPENSSVQQFKEAISKRFKSQTDQLVLIFAGKILKDQDTLIQHGIHDGLTVHLVIKSQNRPQGQSTQPSNAAGTNTTSASTPRSNSTSISTNSNPFGLGSLGGLAGLSSLGLSSTNFSELQNQMQQQLLSSPEMMIQIMENPFVQSMLSNPDLMRQLIMANPQMQQLIQRNPEISHLLNNPDIMRQTLEIARNPAMMQEMMRNQDLALSNLESIPGGYNALRRMYTDIQEPMLNAAQEQFGGNPFASVGSSSTSGEGTQPSRTENRDPLPNPWAPPPATQSSATTSTTTSSGSGSGSSSSSATGNTVAAANYVASIFSTPGMQNLLQQITENPQLIQNMLSAPYMRSMMQSLSQNPDLAAQMMLNSPVFTANPQLQEQMRPQLPAFLQQMQNPDTLSAMSNPRAMQALMQIQQGLQTLATEAPGLIPSFTPGPTGPAGPGSTGSGGPPGPTVSSSTPSETTSPTSESGPNQQFIQQMVQALAGASPPQLPNPEVRFQQQLEQLNAMGFLNREANLQALIATGGDINAAIERLLGSQPS from the exons ATGGCTGAGAACGGCGAGAGTAGCGGCCCCCCGCGCCCCTCCCGCGGCCCTGCTGCGGCCCAGGGCCCTGCCTCTGCCCCGGCCGAGCCCAAAATCATCAAAGTCACTGTGAAGACccccaaagagaaagaggagttCGCGGTGCCTGAGAATAGCTCAGTCCAGCAGTTTAAGGAAGCGATTTCGAAACGCTTCAAATCCCAAACCGATCAGTTAGTGTTGATTTTTGCcggaaaaatcttaaaagatcaAGATACCTTGATCCAGCATGGCATCCATGATGGACTGACTGTTCATCTTGTAATTAAAAGCCAGAACCGACCTCAGGGCCAGTCCACACAGCCTAGTAATGCCGCGGGAACTAACACTACCTCCGCGTCGACTCCCAGGAGTAACTCCACATCTATTTCCACAAATAGCAACCCGTTTGGGCTGGGGAGCTTGGGAGGACTTGCAGGCCTTAGCAGCCTGGGCTTGAGCTCGACCaacttctctgagctccagaACCAGATGCAGCAGCAGCTCCTGTCCAGCCCTGAGATGATGATCCAAATCATGGAAAATCCCTTTGTTCAGAGCATGCTTTCAAACCCTGATCTAATGAGGCAGCTCATTATGGCCAATCCACAGATGCAGCAGTTGATTCAGAGAAACCCAGAAATCAGTCACCTGCTCAACAACCCAGATATAATGAGGCAGACCCTCGAAATTGCCAGGAATCCAGCCATGATGCAAGAGATGATGAGAAATCAAGACCTGGCTCTCAGCAATCTTGAAAGCATCCCAGGTGGCTACAATGCTCTACGGCGAATGTACACTGACATTCAAGAACCCATGCTGAATGCTGCACAAGAGCAGTTTGGGGGTAATCCATTTGCTTCAGTGGGGAGCAGTTCCACCTCCGGGGAAGGTACACAGCCTTCCCGCACAGAAAATCGAGATCCACTACCCAATCCATGGGCACCACCACCGGCTACCCAGAGTTCTGCAACCACCAGCACAACCACGAGCAGTGGCAGTGGGTCTGGCAGTAGCTCCAGCAGTGCTACTGGGAACACCGTGGCTGCAGCCAACTATGTCGCCAGCATCTTCAGTACCCCAGGAATGCAGAACTTGCTGCAACAGATAACTGAAAACCCCCAACTGATCCAGAATATGCTATCTGCACCCTACATGAGAAGCATGATGCAGTCGCTGAGCCAGAATCCAGATTTGGCTGCACAGATGATGCTGAATAGCCCGGTGTTTACTGCAAATCCTCAGTTGCAGGAGCAGATGCGTCCGCAGCTCCCAGCTTTCCTGCAGCAGATGCAGAATCCAGACACACTGTCAGCCATGTCAAACCCAAGAGCAATGCAGGCTTTAATGCAGATCCAGCAGGGGCTACAGACATTAGCCACTGAAGCTCCTGGCCTCATTCCAAGCTTCACTCCAG GACCCACTGGCCCTGCGGGCCCTGGCTCCACTGGCTCTGGTGGTCCCCCTGGGCCCACTGTTTCTAGTTCTACACCCAGTGAAACCACTAGCCCAACATCAGAATCTGGACCCAACCAGCAGTTCATTCAGCAAATGGTGCAGGCTCTGGCTGGGGCAAGTCCTCCACAGCTGCCGAATCCAGAAGTCAGATTTCAGCAACAACTGGAACAGCTCAACGCAATGGGGTTCTTAAACCGTGAGGCAAACTTGCAGGCTCTAATAGCAACAGGAGGCGACATCAATGCTGCCATTGAGAGGCTGCTGGGCTCCCAGCCATCGTAA
- the UBQLN2 gene encoding ubiquilin-2 isoform X1, protein MAENGESSGPPRPSRGPAAAQGPASAPAEPKIIKVTVKTPKEKEEFAVPENSSVQQFKEAISKRFKSQTDQLVLIFAGKILKDQDTLIQHGIHDGLTVHLVIKSQNRPQGQSTQPSNAAGTNTTSASTPRSNSTSISTNSNPFGLGSLGGLAGLSSLGLSSTNFSELQNQMQQQLLSSPEMMIQIMENPFVQSMLSNPDLMRQLIMANPQMQQLIQRNPEISHLLNNPDIMRQTLEIARNPAMMQEMMRNQDLALSNLESIPGGYNALRRMYTDIQEPMLNAAQEQFGGNPFASVGSSSTSGEGTQPSRTENRDPLPNPWAPPPATQSSATTSTTTSSGSGSGSSSSSATGNTVAAANYVASIFSTPGMQNLLQQITENPQLIQNMLSAPYMRSMMQSLSQNPDLAAQMMLNSPVFTANPQLQEQMRPQLPAFLQQMQNPDTLSAMSNPRAMQALMQIQQGLQTLATEAPGLIPSFTPGPIGPIGPTGPAGPGSTGSGGPPGPTVSSSTPSETTSPTSESGPNQQFIQQMVQALAGASPPQLPNPEVRFQQQLEQLNAMGFLNREANLQALIATGGDINAAIERLLGSQPS, encoded by the exons ATGGCTGAGAACGGCGAGAGTAGCGGCCCCCCGCGCCCCTCCCGCGGCCCTGCTGCGGCCCAGGGCCCTGCCTCTGCCCCGGCCGAGCCCAAAATCATCAAAGTCACTGTGAAGACccccaaagagaaagaggagttCGCGGTGCCTGAGAATAGCTCAGTCCAGCAGTTTAAGGAAGCGATTTCGAAACGCTTCAAATCCCAAACCGATCAGTTAGTGTTGATTTTTGCcggaaaaatcttaaaagatcaAGATACCTTGATCCAGCATGGCATCCATGATGGACTGACTGTTCATCTTGTAATTAAAAGCCAGAACCGACCTCAGGGCCAGTCCACACAGCCTAGTAATGCCGCGGGAACTAACACTACCTCCGCGTCGACTCCCAGGAGTAACTCCACATCTATTTCCACAAATAGCAACCCGTTTGGGCTGGGGAGCTTGGGAGGACTTGCAGGCCTTAGCAGCCTGGGCTTGAGCTCGACCaacttctctgagctccagaACCAGATGCAGCAGCAGCTCCTGTCCAGCCCTGAGATGATGATCCAAATCATGGAAAATCCCTTTGTTCAGAGCATGCTTTCAAACCCTGATCTAATGAGGCAGCTCATTATGGCCAATCCACAGATGCAGCAGTTGATTCAGAGAAACCCAGAAATCAGTCACCTGCTCAACAACCCAGATATAATGAGGCAGACCCTCGAAATTGCCAGGAATCCAGCCATGATGCAAGAGATGATGAGAAATCAAGACCTGGCTCTCAGCAATCTTGAAAGCATCCCAGGTGGCTACAATGCTCTACGGCGAATGTACACTGACATTCAAGAACCCATGCTGAATGCTGCACAAGAGCAGTTTGGGGGTAATCCATTTGCTTCAGTGGGGAGCAGTTCCACCTCCGGGGAAGGTACACAGCCTTCCCGCACAGAAAATCGAGATCCACTACCCAATCCATGGGCACCACCACCGGCTACCCAGAGTTCTGCAACCACCAGCACAACCACGAGCAGTGGCAGTGGGTCTGGCAGTAGCTCCAGCAGTGCTACTGGGAACACCGTGGCTGCAGCCAACTATGTCGCCAGCATCTTCAGTACCCCAGGAATGCAGAACTTGCTGCAACAGATAACTGAAAACCCCCAACTGATCCAGAATATGCTATCTGCACCCTACATGAGAAGCATGATGCAGTCGCTGAGCCAGAATCCAGATTTGGCTGCACAGATGATGCTGAATAGCCCGGTGTTTACTGCAAATCCTCAGTTGCAGGAGCAGATGCGTCCGCAGCTCCCAGCTTTCCTGCAGCAGATGCAGAATCCAGACACACTGTCAGCCATGTCAAACCCAAGAGCAATGCAGGCTTTAATGCAGATCCAGCAGGGGCTACAGACATTAGCCACTGAAGCTCCTGGCCTCATTCCAAGCTTCACTCCAG GCCCCATTGGGCCCATAGGACCCACTGGCCCTGCGGGCCCTGGCTCCACTGGCTCTGGTGGTCCCCCTGGGCCCACTGTTTCTAGTTCTACACCCAGTGAAACCACTAGCCCAACATCAGAATCTGGACCCAACCAGCAGTTCATTCAGCAAATGGTGCAGGCTCTGGCTGGGGCAAGTCCTCCACAGCTGCCGAATCCAGAAGTCAGATTTCAGCAACAACTGGAACAGCTCAACGCAATGGGGTTCTTAAACCGTGAGGCAAACTTGCAGGCTCTAATAGCAACAGGAGGCGACATCAATGCTGCCATTGAGAGGCTGCTGGGCTCCCAGCCATCGTAA